In Lotus japonicus ecotype B-129 chromosome 5, LjGifu_v1.2, one genomic interval encodes:
- the LOC130717025 gene encoding uncharacterized protein LOC130717025: MNTHYVKQLLRNIYCTRSLINREEPYRSYMHSVFNRLQLQRSKADKVEKDKLKEEQERTQTSFKSEVKKKEDYNYGISKYSSDDEDPSDSKWKLELAWLTKALEPALQFWRWPPPTGEGIGNKPPPSNRSLMEIIACIQRSKIGIQDWSLSDLTVGLYLIYLRQASTHPFEDIKGIEISSESIVHDLIYHLELAKGAYKDSPAVLCRNSMLRESNVIKFINNSSVMRPAYYIGIDPRKKLVILGIRGTHALYDLITDIASSSDGDVTFDGYSTHFGTAESARWFLRHEIEIIRNILEKHEGFRLRLVGHSLGGAIASLLATMIHRKSSKELGFNPEIVSAVTYGTPPCVSRGLAESCSGYVTTVVMQDDIIPRLSVASLTRLRNEILQTDWTSVIEKEDWKNVIDLVTNAKQVVSSAQDVARKLADYANFRRNKSSTAGPTGKELPVAREAPLPPKEEKENSGIMKIEGTKPAVSEELYIPGTVYYLKRNSGSQNNVGKDFFTLLKMQSGEHFPRIILSGNFITDHRCDSHNYALRDVLKGLPWYGEEGIFR; encoded by the exons attgtACGAGATCTCTTATCAATAGAGAAGAACCGTACCGGAGCTATATGCATAGTGTTTTTAACCGGCTTCAATTGCAAAGGTCAAAAGCAGACAAGGTAGAAAAAGATAAGCTAAAAGAAGAGCAAGAAAGAACTCAGACTTCTTTCAAATCTGAAGTTAAGAAGAAGGAAGACTATAATTATGGGATTAGCAAATACAGTTCTGATGATGAAGATCCCTCAGATAGTAAGTGGAAGTTAGAGCTGGCTTGGCTCACGAAGGCACTTGAACCAGCCCTACAATTCTGGAGGTGGCCTCCGCCAACAG GAGAAGGAATTGGAAACAAACCTCCACCAAGCAATCGGTCCCTTATGGAAATAATTGCCTGCATACAACGGAGCAAGATTGGAATCCAGGATTGGAGTTTAAGTGACCTTACAGTTGGCTTATATCTGATCTATCTTCGTCAAGCTTCCACACATCCATTTGAAGATATCAAAGGCATCGAGATATCATCAGAATCAATA GTTCATGATCTAATTTATCATCTTGAGTTGGCTAAAGGTGCTTACAAGGATAGTCCTGCAGTTCTTTGTAGGAACAGCATGCTCCGAGAAAGTAATgtcataaaatttattaataactCCAGTGTAATGAGACCTGCATATTATATAGGGATTGATCCCCGTAAAAAGCTTGTAATTTTGGGCATTCGTGGCACTCATGCTTTATATGACCTTATCACTGATATTGCCTCCTCAAGTGATGGTGATGTCACCTTTGATGGCTATTCAACCCACTTTGGCACTGCTGAATCTGCTCGTTGGTTCCTTCGTCATGAGATTGAGATCATAAGAAATATTTTAGAGAAACATGAG GGATTTAGGTTAAGACTTGTAGGTCATTCTCTGGGAGGTGCTATAGCTTCTTTACTAGCAACAATGATCCATAGAAAATCATCGAAGGAGCTGGGTTTTAACCCTGAGATTGTATCTGCTGTTACATATGGAACTCCACCATGTGTCTCCAGAGGACTTGCTGAGAGCTGCTCTGGCTATGTAACAACAGTTGTGATGCAG GATGATATTATACCTAGATTGAGTGTAGCATCCCTTACAAGGCTTAGAAATGAAATTCTCCAAACTGATTG GACGAGCGTAATTGAGAAAGAAGACTGGAAAAATGTTATAGATTTGGTTACGAATGCAAAGCAGGTCGTGTCTTCAGCGCAAGATGTAGCTCGCAAACTTGCTGATTATGCAAATTTCAGGAGAAACAAAAGTTCAACTG CTGGTCCAACTGGTAAGGAGTTACCTGTTGCTAGAGAAGCTCCTCTACCTCCcaaagaagaaaaggagaaTTCAGGTATCATGAAAATTGAGGGAACTAAACCTGCAGTATCTGAGGAGTTATATATACCCGGGACTGTTTATTATCTGAAGAGGAACTCAGGATCCCAAAATAACGTTGGAAAAGATTTTTTCACCCTTTTGAAGATGCAATCTGGAGAGCATTTCCCAAGGATCATCCTTTCAGGAAATTTTATCACAGACCACAGATGTGATAGCCATAATTATGCTTTGAGAGATGTTCTTAAAGGTTTGCCTTGGTACGGCGAGGAAGGTATTTTTAGATAA